In a single window of the Nicotiana tomentosiformis chromosome 8, ASM39032v3, whole genome shotgun sequence genome:
- the LOC138897027 gene encoding uncharacterized protein, translating to MPKKATTTQKGKSMNDETTSRAPRVTRGENALPAIWQEFTEAFLCNYLPPELRRVRFDRFLTLRQGNMSVREYILQFDSLSRYAPTIVAKMEDRVHRFVMGLEPHLLNDCMSVSLYPGTDISHIQAYAQGVEERKQKRRADHEYDRVQSKRVRSSGPSGHVMRDCPTRGGASIVQPARSVASSSSSVCLLGQGLQAPAGHGRGKSGASSSSDPQNCIYALTGRQDHESSLDVVTCILSVSSYDVYALIDPARRVYKDHIVVVHSLSTVADLIELDMVEFDVIMGMDWLASCYANVDYRSKMVRLQFPREPILEWKDDILVYSRSEVEHVDHLRIVLRDLQESLT from the exons atgcccaagaaggctacaaCCACCCAGAAAGGCAAGTCCATGAATGATGAGACTACAAGtagagcgccacgagttaccag aggtgagaaTGCTCTTCCAGCaatatggcaggagtttacagaggcttttctttgtaattatttgccaccagagcttagacgggtcAGATTTGATAGATTCTTgacccttcgacagggtaatatgagtgttcgggagtacatccttcagtttgattctttgtctaggtatgctcccactattgtagctaagatggaggatcgggttcaccggttcgtgatggggttggagccacACCTTCTcaatgactgtatgtcggtctcactttaTCCAGGCACTGACATTTctcatattcaggcatacgctcagggtgtagaggagcgtaagcagaagcgGAGGGCCGATCACGAGTATGATAGGGTCCAGAGTAAGAGAGTGAGATCttcaggtccttctg gccacgttatgagagattgtccgacaaGAGGTGGTGCAAGTATAGTACAGCCAGCGAGATCTGTAGccagttcgtcatcatcagtatgcCTCCTTGGGCAAGGTTTACAGGCACCAGCTGGTCACGGTAGAGGCAAAAGTGGggcatctagctcgagcgatcCTCAAAACTGTATCTATGCCTTAACGGGGCGACAGGATCATGAGTCATCACTTGATGTTGTTACATGTAtcttatcagtctcctcatatgatgtatatgcattgattgatccag ctagacgggtatataaAGACCATATAGTAGTAGTCCATAGTCTTTCTACAGTTGCAGacctgattgagttagatatggtggaatttgatgttataatgggtatggattggttggcttcttgttatgctaatgtTGAttatagatcaaagatggttcggctCCAGTTTCCAAGGGAGCCaattctagagtggaaag atgatattttggtttattctcgttcagaggttGAGCATGTAGATCATTTGCGTATTGTGCTCAGAGATCTACAAGAAAG CCTTACTTAG